CCCTTATCATACCTTTCCAATACTTCTTCAAAGGGCAACGGCTTACAATAATAGAATCCCTGAAGCATGGTACATCCGATATCCTTTAGAAAGTCTGCCTGTCCTTCAGTTTCTACGCCCTCCGCTACTGTATCCATGCCAAGCGATATTGCCATTCTTACAAGTTCTGTAAGAACTATTTTTGCTTTATCATTCTCCTCAAGTTGTCTTACAAATAACATATCTATCTTTATAAGATCAAATGGTATCTTTTGAAGGATTGACGGCGAAGAATATCCGCTACCATAATCATCCATCCATACACTGAAACCATTCTCTTGGAATCGCTTAATTTCCTCAAGCATGAATTCAACATCATCAGCTACAACACTTTCTGTTATTTCTATAACAAGTCTCTCTCGTGGAACTTTTGCAGCATCAACACGAGATATTATCTCATTAACTATATTGCAGGAATAAAAATCAGACTTTGAAAGGTTGACTGAAACAGGCACAACATACAGCCCCTTCTCTGCTTGAGTCTGCATCTTTTTTAGCACCGTATCAACAACATACAAATCAAGCTTGTAGATTGTTTTTGTATCTTCCAATACAGGTATAAACGTACCTGGGCTTAAGAATCCAACATTTGGATCAATCCATCTTGCTAATGCCTCTTCATGACAAACTTTGCCATTTGCTGTTCGTATAATAGGTTGATAATAAACTTTAATCCAGCCCTGATTAATAGCATTATCAATATTTTCAACCACATACTGCTTTTCTTCCAACGCAGTCATCATACTGTCATCAAAAAAATATAGCCTGTCAGCATAATCATTCCTCCCCGAATTACATGCTAATTGAGCTCTGTCACATGCACCACTTATGCTGATTTCCTCATTATCATATATATAAACACCTACTCTTAAAGGCATTTTTCTTTTAATTCCATTTCCGCTTTCAGTATCAAGTAATTGAGCTGCTACTTTTTCAGCTGTATCCTCATCTGTAAAAGCGCAAAAATGGTCCGCAGTAAATCTACTGCAACTCTCGTGTGAAAATAGTTCTATTATTTCTTCCGAAAAAGACTTTAGGAATTTATCCCCCTCTTCCAATCCATACTTTTGATTAAATGCCTTCATGCCATTGAAATCCATAAATAATATGGCAGGTGTATTCCCACTATCTCTTATAACATTACATCCAGATTCCGCAAGTTCAAAGAAATGCGTCATAGTAGGCAGTCCAGTAAGATAATCATGGCCTGCTTGATTAGTATAGCTTCTTTCCTGCAGCTGCGTATTAAGTGAATTAAACAGTGGATTATTCTCTTTTATGACATTCTCAACATAAGCTCCCTGATCTGTATACCATACCACCGCAAGCCTTACACCATTTTCTTTAAAAATATGCTTGCCATAAGCATGAATAATTCGATACTCATTATCTTTTTTCAAGCGATATACTACATCGTAAACTCCGCCATTTGTTGCAAACCGAAATGCCTCATCCGCAATAAATACTAGATCATCAGGATGCGTATCTCTATACATGTTGCTTTCCATCAGGTCATATACATCCTGCTTTTCCATATCAGTTAATCCATACAAATCTATAAATCCAGCTGATAAGGCAATTGTAACCACTCGTTTATTCAAAAACTGATAAACTGCAAAAGGCACTTGGCTATTTTCAATAATATATAACTCTTCATCGCTATACTTATATCTTTCCATGGATATGACCTCCCGGCTATGAACCAACACTCCTCGCAATTTCGATTATACATAATCATTATGAAAAATTTGCAAAGCAATTGTTATCAGGTATTGCCAAATCGGCCGTTCACAAATAATAAACATCTGTAGCCTAGAATGGACATGATATTAAGTGATATTGTGTGCCAATTTTTATAGTTATATTTATTCAAATGTAAAGGTATTTTCTGATGGAAAAATATGAAATGTCCGCACTTGATGCATATCTAAATAAGGCATATAGAATAATAATTCTTATGACACCTAGTGCAGCTATGTTCTCTGCCATCGTCTATACTGTATTTAAAATCATAGGCTGGTATCCAGATATCTCTACACCTCTGTTAATAGCTTATGATGTTCTTAATATAATTTACACATCAATTGCAATATATCTTTTTAAAACAAGCCTCGCTGAAAATGGCATTCTTAAAAAGAACAGACTTAAAATTGGAAAAATTTTTATTTCTGTTGTTCTTCTCATACAGTGGAATCACATTTCCTATCTAATACCACATAGAGAGTGGTGGGCATACGCCTTTTTCTTTATGGTTCTATCTGTATTCTTCTTTGATATGAAATTAACACTACTACTTTCTCTGGAAATTATTATTTCTACATCGATTTCTTGGTATTTTAACGGCGAAAATCTCATGGTTGCATCAGGCCAATACTACAAGCCTGATTTATTCATGCGAATAATATGTATTCTTTTTACAACTGCAACTATTCTTGCACTGAC
The Pseudobutyrivibrio xylanivorans genome window above contains:
- a CDS encoding EAL domain-containing protein; translated protein: MERYKYSDEELYIIENSQVPFAVYQFLNKRVVTIALSAGFIDLYGLTDMEKQDVYDLMESNMYRDTHPDDLVFIADEAFRFATNGGVYDVVYRLKKDNEYRIIHAYGKHIFKENGVRLAVVWYTDQGAYVENVIKENNPLFNSLNTQLQERSYTNQAGHDYLTGLPTMTHFFELAESGCNVIRDSGNTPAILFMDFNGMKAFNQKYGLEEGDKFLKSFSEEIIELFSHESCSRFTADHFCAFTDEDTAEKVAAQLLDTESGNGIKRKMPLRVGVYIYDNEEISISGACDRAQLACNSGRNDYADRLYFFDDSMMTALEEKQYVVENIDNAINQGWIKVYYQPIIRTANGKVCHEEALARWIDPNVGFLSPGTFIPVLEDTKTIYKLDLYVVDTVLKKMQTQAEKGLYVVPVSVNLSKSDFYSCNIVNEIISRVDAAKVPRERLVIEITESVVADDVEFMLEEIKRFQENGFSVWMDDYGSGYSSPSILQKIPFDLIKIDMLFVRQLEENDKAKIVLTELVRMAISLGMDTVAEGVETEGQADFLKDIGCTMLQGFYYCKPLPFEEVLERYDKGIQIGFENPKESGYYAKLGKVNLYNLSLSSADGEHLKEDYFDTWPMVIVECSGNKISFVRANVTFKKYIAENFPNSYGVDVFDASKLLDKPGARSLNAVLRCAQDGKRVIVDDRTADGKQIQILASRIALNPLTGVSAIMVAILSSTEQRLDYHDSVKDEKIGKIAEEYAKLQQENARLLEEIDANAKIAELKKSVTALLTNMPAMTFSKDVVTRKYLACNQAFADYAHKETPEGVVGLTDYEIFDAATALHFIEDDKKALAMDKPYIFYEDVPDAVGNLRQFQTTKLRFTDDTGRECLLGLCQDVTDAMRIKREYVQKLEQVQNQANVDALTGIKNKNAYKEKEDIMNRRIAEKRQTEFALSVLDVNNLKEINDTLGHKAGDKYICDACDIICQIFKRSPVYRIGGDEFVVLSLDEDYERIEELVDIVATHNRYALSNGGIIIAYGMAKYMDVDTCMADVFERADRQMYENKSSLKKITKEKL
- a CDS encoding GGDEF domain-containing protein; amino-acid sequence: MEKYEMSALDAYLNKAYRIIILMTPSAAMFSAIVYTVFKIIGWYPDISTPLLIAYDVLNIIYTSIAIYLFKTSLAENGILKKNRLKIGKIFISVVLLIQWNHISYLIPHREWWAYAFFFMVLSVFFFDMKLTLLLSLEIIISTSISWYFNGENLMVASGQYYKPDLFMRIICILFTTATILALTHFGSKFLVEDLEKHVNYDTLTHLLNRRSMDSYLNAALRAAERIRNDVAKDPIKYTNNISVPVTITIGISEYKNGISIKEMMKDADSKLYYGKRHGKNQLVSNI